The following proteins are encoded in a genomic region of Engraulis encrasicolus isolate BLACKSEA-1 unplaced genomic scaffold, IST_EnEncr_1.0 scaffold_57_np1212, whole genome shotgun sequence:
- the LOC134444502 gene encoding zinc finger protein OZF-like: MDGMKEEDIYDFLPEHLTTDMKGSSTWTPTCKEEPCLSHEIKGEKFQVMELSGHESTSEIQPSAPSKQGISLKAIKEEDLHDFLPEYLYRTKEEENETDTLDMKEKDLDMKKEPESSRMEQNAHLAPTGEHQKANINTVRFQCVTYGKDFSRRGDLNWHQITHTGERPYQCATCLKDFASRVNLKRHQITHTGERPYQCAICGKGFTQKGDLITHQRTHTGEKPFQCSTCGAAFSHSMSLSNHQRKHTGERPYQCATCGKGFYRKFALSQHQRIHTGEKPHQCATCGQDFARKGDLTTHQRTHTGEKPYQCSTCSAAFSQGSHLAKHQRIHTGERPYQCATCGQEFARKGDLTTHQRTHTGEKPYPCSTCGAAFSQRSSLVAHQRIHTRERPHECATCGKGFARKGDLITHQRTHTGEKPYPCSTCGAAFSRNISLADHQRIHTGDRPYQCATCGKGFARKGDLITHQRTHTGEKPYSCSTCGAAFSQRSSLAAHQRIHTRERPHECATCGKGFARKGDLIKHQRTHTG, encoded by the exons ATGGATGGCATGAAGGAAGAGGACATCTATGACTTTCTACCAGAGCATTTGACTACAGACATGAAGGGTAGTAGTACTTGGACACCAACTTGCAAAGAAGAACCGTGTTTGTCGCATGAGATTAAAGGAGAGAAGTTTCAAGTCATGGAATTAAGCGGTCATGAGAGCACTTCTGAAATTCAACCATCAGCTCCATCAAAACAAGGAATATCTCTGAAGGCGATTAAAGAGGAGGACCTTCATGATTTCCTCCCAGAGTATTTGTACAGAActaaggaggaagagaatgaaactgACACATTGGACATGAAAGAAAAAGACTTGGACATGAAAAAGGAACCAGAGTCTTCTCGAATGGAACAAAATGCACACTTGGCTCCAACAG gTGAACACCAGAAAGCTAATATTAACACAGTCAGATTCCAGTGTGTTACATATGGTAAAGACTTTTCCAGGAGAGGTGACCTCAACTGGCATCAAATAACCCATAccggagaaaggccttaccagtgtgctacatgtttaAAAGACTTTGCCAGCAGAGTTAACCTCAAGCGGCATCAAATAAcccatactggggaaaggccttaccagtgtgccatatgtggaaaaggctttacacagaaaggtgacctcatcacccatcagagaacccaCACTGGAGAGAAACCATTTCAGTGTTCAACATGCGGTGCAGCTTTTTCACACAGCATGTCTTTATCTAATCACCAGAGAAAACATACAGGGGAAAGGCcctaccagtgtgctacatgtggaaaaggcttttaCCGGAAATTTGCCCTCAGCCagcaccagagaatccatactggagaaaagcctcaccagtgtgctacatgtggacaAGACTTTGCCAGGAAAGGTGACCTCACcacccatcagagaacccatactggggaaAAACCATATCAGTGTTCAACATGCAGTGCAGCTTTTTCACAAGGCAGCCACTTAGCTAagcaccagagaatccatactggggaaagaccttaccagtgtgctacatgtggacaAGAATTTGCCAGGAAAGGTGACCTCACcacccatcagagaacccatactggggaaAAACCATATCCATGTTCAACATGCGGTGCAGCCTTTTCACAGAGAAGCTCTTTAGTTGCTCACCAGAGAATTCATACCAGGGAAAGGCCTCacgagtgtgctacatgtggaaaaggctttgccaGGAAAGGTgacctcatcacccatcagagaacccatactggagaaaaaccaTATCCATGTTCAACATGCGGTGCAGCCTTTTCAAGAAACATCTCTTTAGCTGatcaccagagaatccatactggggataggccttaccagtgtgctacatgtggaaaaggctttgccaGGAAAGGTgacctcatcacccatcagagaacccatactggagaaaaaccaTATTCATGTTCAACATGCGGTGCAGCCTTTTCACAGAGAAGCTCTTTAGCTGCTCACCAGAGAATTCATACCAGGGAAAGGCCTCAtgagtgtgctacatgtggaaaaggctttgccaGGAAAGGTGACCTCATCaagcatcagagaacccatactggataA